From Nonlabens sp. Ci31, the proteins below share one genomic window:
- a CDS encoding M42 family metallopeptidase, producing MAEKSILNKKSLDFLEKYLNTASPTGYEWNGQKVWMDYLKPYVDSFITDNYGTAVGVINPDAKFKVVIEGHADEISWYVNYITDDGLIYVVRNGGSDHQIAPSKKVNIHTKKGIVTGVFGWPAIHTRNKSKEEAPKPDNIFIDCGCETKDEVLALGVDVGCVITYPDEFFVLNKNKFVCRALDNRMGGFMIAEVARLLKENKRELDFGLYITNSVQEEIGLRGAEMITHTIKPNVAIITDVTHDTTTPMIEKKSNGDAAIGKGPVLAYAPAIQNNLRNLIMDAADEKKIPYQKRATSRSTGTDTDAFAYSNGGVPSALISLPLRYMHTTVEMVHRDDVENVIKMIYESLLKIENNHDFNYFSNKNEGLF from the coding sequence ATGGCTGAAAAAAGCATTTTAAATAAAAAATCACTCGACTTTCTAGAAAAATACCTCAATACCGCCTCTCCTACTGGTTATGAATGGAACGGTCAAAAGGTATGGATGGACTACCTAAAACCTTATGTAGATAGCTTTATAACAGATAATTACGGTACCGCTGTAGGCGTTATCAATCCAGATGCAAAGTTTAAAGTCGTTATAGAAGGGCATGCAGATGAGATCTCGTGGTATGTGAATTACATTACGGACGATGGCCTTATTTATGTCGTGCGCAATGGTGGCTCTGACCATCAAATCGCTCCTTCTAAAAAAGTAAACATTCATACCAAGAAAGGAATCGTGACAGGAGTATTCGGCTGGCCAGCGATTCACACTAGAAATAAGTCCAAAGAAGAAGCTCCTAAACCAGACAATATTTTTATAGACTGCGGTTGTGAGACTAAAGACGAAGTACTGGCACTTGGAGTAGATGTAGGATGTGTGATTACCTATCCAGATGAGTTTTTTGTATTGAACAAAAACAAATTTGTATGTCGCGCACTGGACAACCGCATGGGCGGATTCATGATTGCTGAAGTAGCGCGTTTATTGAAAGAAAATAAGCGAGAATTGGATTTTGGACTGTATATAACTAATTCTGTTCAAGAAGAAATAGGATTGCGCGGAGCAGAAATGATCACGCATACCATAAAACCTAATGTAGCGATCATTACAGACGTGACCCACGACACGACAACTCCTATGATCGAAAAGAAATCTAATGGAGACGCAGCCATAGGAAAAGGTCCTGTCCTCGCCTATGCACCAGCGATTCAAAACAACCTGCGCAACCTGATCATGGATGCCGCAGATGAGAAAAAGATTCCTTATCAAAAAAGAGCTACTTCTCGTTCTACAGGAACAGATACAGATGCTTTTGCTTATTCTAATGGTGGCGTACCAAGTGCGTTGATATCACTTCCATTACGTTATATGCACACTACTGTAGAAATGGTTCACAGAGATGATGTAGAAAATGTGATCAAAATGATTTATGAATCTTTATTGAAGATTGAGAATAATCACGATTTTAATTATTTTTCTAATAAGAATGAAGGCTTGTTTTAA
- a CDS encoding DUF4294 domain-containing protein has translation MINNLIFLLVACGGLAFAKAQVIPTPKPVSKDSIAKAVEQYFYVDGDSLSAIELDKVLLIQDLNFDSRYERIRYLILKRKVEKVWPYAKLAAERLTVLDKRLASLETKNQKKKYSKMVEDYIEGEFKGELKKLSKTEGQILIKLIHRQTGNTAYDLLKRLRSGWSAFWFDKTASVFDMSLKEEYRPETVVDDFYVEDILMNSITDDKLEDQKPAIEFDYFAARAHWKSYERELPANYDSIQLAARAKRIQEYNVKKARKARRNN, from the coding sequence ATGATAAATAATTTAATTTTTTTACTAGTGGCTTGTGGCGGTCTCGCTTTCGCGAAAGCACAAGTAATACCAACACCCAAACCCGTTTCAAAAGACTCGATAGCAAAGGCAGTAGAACAATATTTCTACGTGGATGGCGACTCATTAAGTGCCATAGAATTGGATAAAGTCCTTTTGATACAAGACTTAAATTTTGACAGTAGGTACGAGCGCATACGTTATTTAATCTTAAAACGCAAGGTGGAAAAAGTATGGCCCTATGCAAAACTAGCGGCAGAACGTTTAACCGTTCTCGATAAACGACTCGCCTCTTTAGAAACCAAAAACCAAAAAAAGAAATATTCTAAGATGGTCGAGGACTATATCGAGGGAGAATTCAAAGGAGAGCTTAAAAAACTGTCCAAAACCGAAGGACAAATACTCATTAAACTCATCCACCGGCAGACTGGAAATACGGCTTATGATTTATTAAAGCGCTTAAGAAGCGGTTGGAGTGCATTTTGGTTTGATAAAACAGCAAGTGTTTTTGATATGTCTCTAAAAGAAGAGTACCGACCAGAAACCGTTGTAGATGATTTTTACGTGGAAGACATCCTTATGAACAGCATTACTGATGATAAATTGGAGGATCAAAAGCCTGCGATTGAGTTTGATTATTTTGCTGCGCGTGCGCATTGGAAATCTTATGAAAGAGAACTTCCAGCAAATTATGACAGTATTCAACTCGCTGCAAGAGCTAAACGCATCCAGGAATACAACGTGAAAAAAGCACGCAAAGCCAGACGTAATAATTGA
- a CDS encoding PepSY domain-containing protein, protein MGRKTSQKMRELHRYLGFFLAGIMAVYAISGIALIFRDTELLKQETTIEKTVEPQLTISEIGPAIPIKKLEVTREEAGIYYFENGFYNSLTGETQYTKMELPYLLDKLTHFHKAKSGQPLFFLNIFFGVGLLFFVISAFWMFMRGTEIFKKGILFAGAGLVLTLVLLFV, encoded by the coding sequence ATGGGTAGAAAAACTTCTCAAAAAATGCGCGAGTTGCACAGGTATCTGGGCTTTTTCCTTGCAGGTATCATGGCTGTTTATGCGATAAGTGGTATTGCGTTAATCTTTAGAGATACAGAATTATTAAAGCAAGAGACCACCATTGAAAAAACAGTCGAGCCGCAGCTAACTATAAGCGAAATAGGCCCAGCTATTCCAATAAAAAAACTTGAAGTAACTCGGGAGGAAGCAGGGATCTACTATTTTGAAAATGGTTTTTACAACAGTCTCACTGGAGAAACGCAATACACTAAAATGGAATTGCCTTACCTATTAGATAAACTCACTCACTTCCACAAAGCAAAGTCAGGGCAGCCCTTGTTCTTTTTAAACATCTTCTTTGGAGTTGGCTTGCTCTTCTTTGTAATATCAGCATTCTGGATGTTTATGCGAGGTACTGAAATCTTTAAAAAAGGAATTCTCTTTGCTGGCGCTGGATTGGTCTTGACCTTAGTCTTATTGTTTGTATAG
- a CDS encoding acyl-CoA desaturase: MAVILLVVALWYGGLFFQSFFLHRYAAHQVFTMSKTMERITFVLTWIFQGSSYLSAYGYGIMHRMHHAFTDTEKDPHSPRFDDNMFAMMWKTKTIYQDINQELVEVDARFTKNVPQWKAFDKFASSRFSRLLWITLYVLFFVYFVTAWWQWLLLPVTLMMAPIHGVIINWFGHIYGYVNYQMKNTSKNLFRFDFLMMGEGYHNNHHKHANRANFGVKWYEIDVTYLIIRLLNSIGIIQLKRS, translated from the coding sequence ATGGCTGTTATACTCTTAGTTGTAGCTCTCTGGTACGGTGGACTCTTCTTTCAATCCTTCTTTTTACATCGCTATGCGGCACATCAAGTGTTTACGATGTCTAAAACAATGGAACGCATTACTTTTGTACTCACTTGGATTTTTCAAGGCTCTAGTTATTTAAGTGCCTATGGGTACGGCATCATGCATAGAATGCATCACGCTTTTACCGACACAGAAAAAGACCCACATTCCCCAAGATTTGATGATAATATGTTTGCCATGATGTGGAAGACCAAAACTATTTATCAAGACATCAATCAAGAGCTCGTAGAAGTAGATGCACGTTTTACTAAAAATGTACCTCAATGGAAAGCTTTTGACAAATTTGCTAGCTCCCGTTTCTCTAGGCTTTTATGGATTACTTTGTACGTATTATTCTTCGTTTACTTTGTAACTGCTTGGTGGCAATGGTTATTATTACCAGTTACCCTTATGATGGCACCTATTCATGGTGTGATCATCAACTGGTTCGGTCATATCTATGGTTATGTGAATTACCAAATGAAAAATACCAGTAAGAACTTATTCCGATTTGATTTCTTGATGATGGGAGAAGGTTATCACAACAATCACCACAAACACGCTAATCGTGCTAACTTTGGTGTGAAATGGTACGAAATAGACGTTACCTACCTTATTATTAGATTACTGAACTCTATAGGCATCATACAGCTTAAAAGGTCTTGA
- a CDS encoding Crp/Fnr family transcriptional regulator: MEQIKEYLESIAHISEEDWDFFTSKLTQRVIPKKEIFLKLGEVENQISFIESGIVRLFIPKEDDEKDITFGFSFENQFISAYDSFLTRQPSLYQLQTLTKTSLLSITYEDLQDVYKKTQIGNLIGRLTAERLFLIKSKREQNLLNLNAEERYVKLFKERPQLIRVMPLKYISSYIGVTAQALSRIRKRIS; encoded by the coding sequence ATGGAACAAATTAAAGAATATCTAGAAAGTATTGCTCACATCTCTGAAGAGGACTGGGATTTCTTTACCTCAAAATTAACGCAGCGAGTGATTCCTAAAAAAGAAATTTTTCTAAAATTAGGTGAGGTAGAAAATCAGATTTCGTTTATAGAGTCGGGAATCGTACGCTTGTTTATTCCTAAAGAAGACGATGAAAAAGACATCACTTTTGGCTTTAGTTTTGAAAACCAATTTATAAGTGCCTACGACTCTTTTTTAACCAGACAGCCCTCATTGTATCAATTACAGACACTGACCAAAACAAGTTTACTCAGTATTACCTATGAGGACTTACAGGATGTGTACAAAAAGACGCAGATAGGGAATCTTATAGGCAGATTAACCGCAGAGCGACTTTTTTTAATAAAATCTAAACGGGAACAAAACCTCTTGAATCTTAACGCTGAAGAGCGATACGTGAAATTATTTAAAGAAAGACCTCAATTGATACGTGTCATGCCTTTGAAATATATCAGCTCTTATATAGGTGTTACCGCACAAGCATTGAGCCGCATTAGAAAGCGAATTTCTTGA
- a CDS encoding fasciclin domain-containing protein, which produces MSDLNKTIVETAIATDALSTLVAAVKAADLVETLSSEGPFTVFAPTNDAFDALPDGTVATLLKPENKSQLAGILTYHVVSGDIKAADVLGLIEKNNGKATVKTVAGGELTCTTEDGKVFVHDENGNAAEVVIANIENSNGTVHVINKVLMPK; this is translated from the coding sequence ATGTCAGATTTAAACAAAACAATCGTAGAAACAGCAATTGCAACAGATGCACTTTCAACTTTAGTAGCAGCTGTAAAAGCAGCTGATCTAGTAGAAACATTATCTAGTGAAGGACCATTTACCGTTTTTGCTCCAACAAATGATGCATTTGATGCATTACCAGATGGAACAGTAGCAACTTTATTAAAACCAGAAAATAAGAGTCAGTTAGCAGGTATTCTAACTTATCACGTAGTTTCTGGAGACATTAAAGCTGCAGATGTATTGGGTCTTATCGAAAAGAACAATGGAAAAGCAACTGTTAAAACAGTAGCAGGTGGTGAATTAACTTGTACTACAGAGGATGGTAAAGTTTTCGTTCACGATGAAAATGGAAATGCAGCAGAAGTTGTAATAGCTAACATTGAGAATTCAAATGGAACCGTACATGTTATCAATAAAGTTTTAATGCCTAAGTAA
- the rimK gene encoding 30S ribosomal protein S6--L-glutamate ligase, which translates to MKFAVLSASPNLYSTKRIIEAGKKKGHEMIIIDHTKCDLVIEKKKPIVIYKDEEIRDLDGVIPRIGASVTFFGTAVVRQFEMMKIFTATESQALVRSRDKLRSLQILARAGLDLPKTVFSNYSKNVSNVVEKVGGAPLVIKLLEGTQGLGVVLADNKNSAESILEAFNGLQARVIVQEFIKEAKGADLRAFIVDGVVVGAMKRQGKEGEFRSNLHRGGSADIIELTDEEENAALKAAKVMGLGIAGVDMLQSARGPLILEVNSSPGLEGIETATGKDIASQIIKYVERNA; encoded by the coding sequence ATGAAATTTGCAGTTTTATCAGCCAGTCCTAACCTCTATTCTACAAAAAGAATTATAGAGGCAGGTAAAAAGAAAGGGCATGAAATGATCATCATAGATCACACAAAGTGTGATTTAGTTATTGAAAAAAAGAAACCTATCGTTATTTACAAAGACGAAGAAATACGAGATCTCGATGGAGTCATTCCTCGTATAGGTGCTTCGGTAACCTTTTTTGGTACCGCCGTAGTGCGTCAGTTTGAAATGATGAAAATTTTTACGGCTACAGAGTCGCAAGCTCTTGTGCGTTCTAGAGATAAGTTGAGAAGCCTTCAAATTTTAGCTAGAGCAGGTCTTGATTTGCCGAAAACTGTATTTAGTAATTACTCTAAAAATGTGAGCAATGTCGTAGAGAAAGTAGGCGGTGCACCACTAGTTATTAAGTTATTAGAAGGTACTCAAGGTCTTGGTGTGGTATTAGCCGATAATAAAAACTCTGCCGAATCTATCTTAGAAGCTTTTAATGGTTTACAAGCTCGTGTGATCGTACAAGAATTTATCAAAGAGGCAAAAGGTGCCGACTTACGTGCTTTTATAGTTGATGGTGTGGTAGTAGGGGCGATGAAAAGACAAGGAAAGGAAGGGGAATTTAGATCTAATTTGCACAGAGGTGGATCAGCAGACATCATTGAATTAACAGATGAAGAAGAAAATGCAGCTTTAAAAGCAGCTAAAGTAATGGGATTAGGTATTGCGGGTGTAGATATGCTACAGTCGGCAAGAGGTCCTTTAATTTTAGAAGTGAACTCTTCCCCTGGACTAGAAGGGATCGAGACAGCAACAGGTAAAGACATTGCTTCCCAAATTATCAAATACGTAGAGAGAAATGCATAA
- a CDS encoding succinylglutamate desuccinylase/aspartoacylase family protein: MHNSSIEVLGKVISEGKGLQINLDIAKLHTRTKIEVPIIIERAKEPGPTILITGGIHGDEINGVEIVRQLVAKGYHKPQKGMVICIPVVNIFGFLNQTRQFPDGRDLNRVFPGSKRGSLASIFAYHLMKEIVPLADYCLDFHTGGADRFNAPQVRINEGDEESLELAKIFGAPFIMKSKRREKSYRDSAIKLGKKVLLFEGGKSLDIDKSVTKVGVKGALNLMHHLGIRDFSKELASKAKVNEPIVVASSKWIRASYSGMFRSNAVLGRLYNKGDKIGSISDPFGFFEKDVKAPVKGYVFCINRAPVVNKGDAVIHMSIE; encoded by the coding sequence ATGCATAACAGTAGTATCGAAGTTTTAGGAAAAGTCATTTCAGAAGGTAAAGGGCTTCAAATCAATCTCGATATCGCAAAACTTCATACACGCACAAAAATAGAAGTGCCTATTATTATAGAGCGGGCAAAGGAACCTGGTCCTACCATTTTAATCACTGGGGGGATTCATGGTGACGAAATTAACGGAGTAGAAATCGTCAGGCAACTGGTTGCCAAAGGCTACCACAAGCCTCAAAAAGGAATGGTCATCTGTATTCCAGTGGTTAATATTTTCGGCTTTTTAAATCAAACCCGTCAGTTTCCTGATGGAAGGGATTTGAACCGGGTTTTCCCTGGCTCTAAAAGAGGTTCTCTAGCCAGTATATTTGCTTATCATTTGATGAAGGAAATTGTCCCGCTGGCCGATTACTGTTTAGACTTTCATACGGGTGGTGCAGATCGTTTTAACGCTCCTCAAGTAAGAATTAATGAAGGAGATGAAGAAAGCTTAGAGTTGGCTAAAATCTTTGGAGCTCCTTTTATTATGAAATCCAAACGCAGAGAAAAATCATATAGAGATTCTGCTATCAAATTAGGGAAAAAAGTTCTCTTATTTGAAGGTGGAAAATCTTTAGATATAGATAAATCAGTGACTAAGGTGGGTGTCAAAGGAGCTTTGAATTTGATGCATCATTTAGGTATTAGGGATTTTTCAAAAGAATTAGCTAGCAAGGCAAAAGTTAATGAGCCTATTGTTGTAGCAAGTTCTAAATGGATCAGAGCGAGCTATTCTGGTATGTTTCGCAGTAATGCAGTTTTAGGACGACTATACAACAAAGGGGATAAGATCGGTAGTATTTCAGATCCTTTCGGTTTTTTTGAAAAAGATGTCAAAGCTCCTGTAAAAGGCTATGTCTTTTGCATCAATAGAGCACCTGTTGTGAATAAAGGCGATGCCGTTATCCATATGTCTATAGAATAG
- a CDS encoding mechanosensitive ion channel family protein yields MNIEHLLYDYLVATGLSDTAAKYVNLISLLLALLIAAFIIDFITSKVIIRLFTQFSDKTKTDFDNLLVKNKVPQNVAHIIPLLVILEFIPKVFIDFPYFENIVEKGFKVFAIVLTLWIGRSLLNALRDYFKTLPRLNDKPIDSYIQVFMIFAWALGILSAFAIITGIEFIKFITTIGAASAIIILVFKDTILGFVASIQVSINDMVRIGDWITFEKYGADGDVIEINLSTVKVQNFDKTITTIPTYALISDSFKNWRGMEESDGRRIKRALNIKLDSIKHLSIEEVDRLKEIQLISSYLESRQSDIKTYNTENNINKELLLNGRNLTNIGVFRKYMETYIENHSGTNKEMMIMVRQLAPTAHGIPIEMYAFSSDKRWQNYEYIMADIFDHLIAAVPYFNLEIFELPSNSSFTDLTKITNQAIASGKE; encoded by the coding sequence ATGAATATAGAACATCTGTTATATGATTATTTAGTAGCAACAGGACTCTCAGACACCGCAGCCAAATATGTAAACCTCATCAGCTTGCTCTTAGCACTCTTGATCGCAGCCTTTATTATTGATTTTATTACGAGTAAAGTGATTATCAGATTATTCACTCAATTTAGCGATAAGACCAAAACCGATTTTGATAATTTATTAGTAAAGAACAAGGTCCCTCAAAATGTAGCTCATATCATTCCGCTTCTAGTGATACTTGAATTTATTCCTAAGGTATTTATCGATTTTCCATACTTTGAAAATATAGTAGAAAAAGGATTTAAGGTATTTGCTATCGTTCTCACCCTATGGATAGGCCGTAGTTTATTAAATGCGCTTAGAGATTACTTCAAAACCTTACCTCGTTTAAATGATAAACCTATAGACAGCTACATACAGGTGTTTATGATTTTTGCTTGGGCGCTAGGAATACTATCTGCTTTTGCGATCATAACTGGTATAGAGTTCATTAAATTTATTACGACTATTGGTGCAGCTTCCGCCATTATTATTTTAGTATTTAAAGATACCATACTAGGTTTTGTAGCCAGTATACAAGTATCTATAAACGATATGGTACGTATAGGTGACTGGATCACCTTTGAAAAATACGGCGCCGATGGTGATGTGATCGAGATCAACCTATCGACGGTTAAAGTTCAAAACTTTGATAAAACCATTACCACCATTCCTACTTATGCGCTTATTTCTGATTCCTTTAAAAACTGGCGAGGAATGGAAGAATCCGACGGTAGACGTATCAAGCGAGCTTTAAATATCAAATTAGACAGTATCAAACATCTATCTATAGAGGAAGTAGATCGGTTAAAAGAAATTCAGCTGATTTCTTCCTATTTAGAATCCCGTCAATCTGACATCAAAACATATAATACCGAAAATAACATCAATAAAGAATTGTTGTTAAACGGTAGAAATCTTACCAATATAGGAGTATTTAGAAAGTATATGGAGACCTATATTGAAAATCATTCGGGTACCAATAAGGAAATGATGATCATGGTACGGCAGTTAGCTCCTACTGCTCACGGAATTCCTATAGAGATGTATGCTTTTAGTAGTGATAAGCGCTGGCAAAATTATGAGTACATCATGGCCGATATATTTGACCATCTGATCGCAGCAGTACCTTATTTCAATTTAGAAATATTTGAACTGCCTAGTAATTCGAGTTTTACCGATTTGACTAAAATCACTAATCAAGCTATAGCAAGCGGCAAAGAGTGA
- a CDS encoding cold-shock protein — MSKGTVKFFNDTKGFGFITEEGVEKDHFVHISGLIDEIREGDEVEFDLQEGNKGPNAVNVKVL; from the coding sequence ATGAGTAAAGGAACAGTAAAGTTTTTCAATGACACTAAAGGATTTGGATTTATCACAGAAGAAGGAGTTGAAAAAGACCACTTTGTACACATTTCAGGATTAATCGATGAGATTAGAGAAGGTGACGAAGTAGAATTTGATTTACAAGAAGGAAACAAAGGACCAAACGCGGTAAACGTAAAAGTTCTCTAA
- a CDS encoding DUF4494 domain-containing protein — MSATWYECKVKYRKFDEASGTQKIKTEPFLVDAISYTEAESRITEEMAAYLPESEEIKITNIKVANYAEIHPFENTDRWFKSRVSLIAFDEESGKERKTNMYLLVQANDVKEAYENTVTTMKDTMGEYTIPAVAESPIMDVFPYFSGEEEDMDRLKSFVALKDSVPAVNTINEDLELPDVLATAEEE; from the coding sequence ATGAGTGCAACTTGGTACGAGTGTAAAGTAAAATATAGAAAATTTGATGAAGCCTCTGGCACACAAAAAATAAAGACAGAGCCCTTTTTGGTAGATGCGATTTCTTATACAGAAGCCGAGAGTAGAATCACTGAAGAAATGGCAGCTTACTTGCCCGAAAGTGAAGAAATTAAGATCACCAATATCAAGGTGGCCAATTATGCAGAGATCCACCCTTTTGAAAATACAGATCGCTGGTTCAAATCCCGTGTGTCGCTTATTGCTTTTGACGAAGAAAGTGGCAAGGAACGCAAGACCAATATGTACTTGTTGGTTCAAGCAAATGATGTCAAGGAAGCTTATGAAAATACGGTCACCACAATGAAAGATACGATGGGTGAATACACCATTCCGGCGGTGGCTGAGTCCCCTATCATGGACGTGTTTCCTTATTTCTCTGGTGAGGAGGAAGATATGGACCGTCTAAAATCATTTGTCGCCTTGAAAGATTCAGTTCCTGCTGTGAACACGATAAATGAAGATCTAGAACTACCAGACGTGCTCGCTACTGCCGAAGAAGAATAA
- a CDS encoding TlpA family protein disulfide reductase: MNSLITSIAVKDLDGEDVDLIRLYREKVQLLMLYNNDCLGCTGRALPLAYEFQIQYPSIQVTGIHADFPTREGTKENIKAVFRSGNNPFPIYIDQHHKVYEQFHAEGTPQWLLITKNGELYRSIFGSQDNAKNRLFYALESLIGLDR, from the coding sequence ATGAACAGTCTTATAACTTCCATTGCAGTAAAAGATCTCGATGGTGAAGACGTAGATTTAATAAGACTCTATAGAGAGAAAGTACAGCTGTTGATGCTTTATAACAACGACTGTTTGGGTTGTACCGGTCGTGCCCTGCCACTCGCCTATGAATTCCAAATCCAATACCCAAGTATACAAGTAACAGGAATTCATGCCGATTTCCCAACTCGAGAAGGAACAAAAGAAAATATCAAAGCTGTTTTTAGAAGTGGCAACAACCCTTTTCCCATATATATAGACCAGCACCATAAAGTCTACGAGCAGTTCCATGCCGAAGGAACACCACAATGGCTGCTCATTACTAAAAATGGCGAACTCTACCGCTCTATTTTTGGATCACAGGATAATGCAAAAAATCGATTGTTTTATGCGTTGGAGAGTTTGATAGGGTTAGATAGGTAG
- a CDS encoding thiamine phosphate synthase has product MIPKLHYTSQAQSTAAHLENIQKACSSGAELVQLDLEHIAGKDHLKLAQEVIKITAHFQTRLVIKSHYKIAHEIKADGIYLEQNDACPTLAREHLYPWQTIGATAHNLQECETLLTKEVDYIGLGPFRISQKNETKALGINGYTAIYEDLKTETPLIGFGDITPEDVKYILKTGISGIAVADAITQNFDLIKTFNQLLGASSTDEMRHTFK; this is encoded by the coding sequence ATGATCCCTAAACTACATTATACGTCTCAAGCACAATCTACTGCAGCGCATCTAGAAAACATCCAAAAAGCCTGCAGCTCTGGAGCCGAATTGGTACAACTAGATCTGGAACATATCGCCGGAAAAGATCATTTGAAACTCGCGCAAGAAGTCATAAAAATTACCGCGCATTTTCAAACCAGATTAGTTATCAAATCCCATTATAAAATTGCCCACGAGATCAAAGCAGACGGTATTTATCTGGAACAAAATGATGCCTGCCCTACCCTAGCCAGAGAACACTTGTACCCTTGGCAAACTATAGGTGCCACAGCGCATAACTTGCAAGAATGCGAGACCTTACTCACTAAAGAAGTAGATTATATAGGATTAGGACCTTTTAGAATCTCTCAAAAAAATGAAACTAAAGCTTTAGGTATCAATGGCTATACTGCTATATATGAAGACTTAAAGACAGAGACACCTCTTATTGGTTTTGGAGACATTACGCCAGAAGACGTTAAGTACATTTTAAAAACGGGCATCTCTGGAATTGCCGTTGCTGATGCCATTACTCAAAATTTTGACCTTATAAAAACCTTTAATCAATTGTTAGGAGCTTCTTCCACAGACGAAATGCGACATACGTTTAAATAA
- a CDS encoding ABA4-like family protein produces the protein MTPNDVFSIVNILALPMWLLMIILPKWKVSRFLIDYKVIPLALAVIYAIYIIQGLLAGGMMDFGTLSSVMELFTTENAVLSGWVHYLAFDLVVGMWMLDQNKKLGIHQLVMIPCLLGTFMFGPLGFLLFMIIKFFKQKSHEISIMASKN, from the coding sequence ATGACTCCAAATGACGTTTTTTCTATAGTTAATATCCTGGCCTTACCCATGTGGCTCTTGATGATCATCTTACCGAAATGGAAGGTCAGCAGATTTTTAATCGATTATAAAGTGATACCGCTGGCGCTAGCAGTGATCTATGCGATCTACATTATTCAAGGCTTACTGGCTGGAGGTATGATGGATTTTGGAACTCTGTCATCAGTTATGGAGTTGTTTACAACAGAGAATGCTGTTTTGTCAGGTTGGGTGCATTACTTGGCTTTTGATCTGGTAGTAGGTATGTGGATGCTGGATCAAAATAAAAAACTAGGCATTCATCAATTGGTGATGATTCCTTGTTTATTAGGAACGTTTATGTTTGGACCTTTGGGATTTTTACTTTTTATGATCATCAAATTCTTCAAGCAAAAAAGTCATGAGATTTCCATCATGGCATCCAAAAACTAA